The Micropterus dolomieu isolate WLL.071019.BEF.003 ecotype Adirondacks linkage group LG23, ASM2129224v1, whole genome shotgun sequence DNA window ACACACTCATAATAATAGATGTACCGCTCTGTGACTGGAGTAAAAAGATCACTCAGTACACGAGGAATGATGGCCGTGGCCCCGAAAACATCATTAATGCTCATGTTGCAGAAGAGCAGATACATGGGCTCGTGGAGGCTGTTCTCCATGAAGATCAGAACTACCAGGCTGATGTTAGAAACCATGATGAAGATgtagatgaggaggaggaggacgaatGCGGGAATAGAGAAGTCAGGGCTGACCTTCAACCCCTCCAGCTGTAGAACATCCATATTGAAAGTTTGGTTCTCCATGCTGCAGGGGGGTCCTGGAGAGGAGCACAGACAGAGAATTCAGTCAGCACTGTGTTCGTTATTAAAACCTGATCTCTCAAAGGGATGGTGTTACGTATGATTGCTTGTGAGCTGGTAAATAAATACAGCTTTGATATAAGGAgcaaaaagtcagaaaaatgCAAAACGAAATGACACGAGTAAAGAGTTTACTCTAAGTATCCTGCAGGCACTCAAACAGAAGCTTATTATTCGATCTGAATATAGGAAAATAAAGAAGTAAACAGCTCATTGGTATATCTAGATACTGTAGCTGTCCCATGAAAaacttattttgtatttatcaaAAAAGGTCACATGATTTTCTGGCTGCTGAAACATTATAGAATGTGTGTCTAAATGTGAAAAAGAGCGGCACTGAAATCTAACCAACTTCTTGGAGATAATTTGAGGTTTTTTCTTCCAAAGCAGACATTTAGGAgtttaatataaatgtttttcatctttgctgtgcgtgtgtgaaCTGATCTACAGTATGTGCCCATGTTTCCAGTTTTCAGACAAATCTAAAAGTTGTCACTGTAAAAAAGTCGAATAACTCCAGAAAGAGAAAAAGCGTGCCCTGTCCTAACACCATCGTTTTATTTCTGTCTGACACTGTTGTTGACGGTTATCATTGTTGTGTGTacgctaaccagctgctgggtCTATCATGAGCCCCATGTGcatgtacagaaaaaaaatataacatttgGACGTCTTAAAAAACTCTAACAATAAAGTCACATTATGAGCATTAAAAGTCTTGTCTCTGAAACCAGAGTCTTGAGTATTTCACTGcacacatttaaagaaaacTACCTCTAATACAGATCAGACTGCACCTGGTTCTTTGAACGCCAAATTAAAATCCTAAAATCACACTGTATCTCTAAGTTTGCTTCTTTCTCCACCCGTTTCCTGAACAGCTTGTAAACATATGCACAGTATCACAGACAAGTTATATTATCAGTTAAATAAAATCAACCATGCTCAGTCTGACATGCTGTTGGTAAAAATAATCACTACTTCATGTAAATATAatttagcttcatatttaattttatttatttttgttcagttAGGCACAATTTGTTTTACTGTTGAGAGTTTTTGCCTCATCAAACAAACCCGCCtatttatacattatttaaagAACAGAATGAATcttttatacaaaatatatcTAATGCATTCATCATGctcaattttttttatattctttcaaatattATCTCAGTAAAATCCTTTaacatataattgtttttatCCATTTCATTTCGCATTCTtttcagtttgctttcagaTTATAGTTCATTCATCAAGATtgttttttctcaacaaaacacATCAGATACGTACAGTGAACGGTGAAAAATGACATTGTTAGAATATGTGAATCAGATTTACCTCTATTCATGTGACTCTCCACCAGCTAGACCAGAGGTAGGCTGTGAGCCACTTTTTATAAGCTGACTGAAGGTCACCTGGTCCTCCAAACCAGTCTGTTCCTGGGCGTCTTGGTGCCCTCTAGGCCCACCACACCCTTGAGGGccaataaataatgttttgatttcattaaattttattaaacCTCTCTCAATTTAATGTCTGCTGCCATTGTCTTGTAAAATCTTTTGTCTCTCCTCGCACTTTTAGCCACACTTtcactgtaaaaaacaaaattgtaaaataatggtaaaaaatcaaattacagtaaaaaaaaaacttatattattattaacttattaTTTTACAGATAAATCTGTACATATGAGACTCTGTATTTTTACAGAGtacaatgtattttattttgttttattgctgttgtaaacattaatgttgctgctctagaagtaacatttagttgtatttaaaatattaaagtctaatcctataaataatttaaaaacaaccaggctgCTAATATGCACACTTGAATATCGATATTACGATATTACATTGTGAACAATTAAAATATTCTCTAGAATCTGCCTTTTCAGAGAGATTGTTGCTATCGTGCTACAGTGCACAATCTATCAGTTCTATTTCTATGCCTCATACACGCAGTTGACAGCTGCTCTGTCAACATCGTGACAGAGTCATCTGCCTTGCTGCCTGCGTTAAATAgcatcctctcctccttcacAGGACAGCTACGTGACAGGCGGCAGTAGGTGACGGTGAAAACGAGCGGAGCAGACGAAAATATGACTGCTATGATCCCatcctcttcagactgcggtctggaagctTAGCAGGACATTTTTGGCTGTTAGTTCAaatttgtttgttgtcattcatccacatatccGGTACACAATGAACCCAATgccgtttctcaaggcccatggtgctcaatacaagattacaataatcaacttacaagacaagTAACTACACTAGACgagacattacatttattcattagctgacgcttttatcaaaagcgacttacatttgctatTTAGGTCAGAGGTGgcacgcctctggaacaactaggggtcttgctcagggacacactggtgtcaCAGATTGGAAATGAACCCGGGTCTCACGTGCGTCATACCCACTTCACCAACACCACCGCCCCAAATAAAGGATCGgatatattaaggtggagtgaacgtgATTcggctggagcattgtaaagtgcgtAGTTCAACCAAATCTGACTCTATACTGATACTGACTGGCtgcatcaaaaataaaaatatcagcaGCAGAGGTtagtaataacgctgtaataatctaataatgttATGCAATGTTCGCTACATTTAAATGAAGTAAACTTATATTCATTActgggtgggaatctctgggcacctcacgatttgatttgattacgaTTCATTTAGTGgggtggttattcattctgcAGCCGTGGTGTGTCAAATACaggggaacactggtctctctgtTGTACACTCCGTCCAGGCGCtgcgttccgtcaacattacgttatcaattaacttTTAATAATAGATTTTGAGACATTTGTTTATCAATTCATAATCTCCCACGTCAGCATCgtgatgcatctaagaatcgattaATTCTCCCCCCCCTATTCATCACTTCCTACTTtttggattgttacaaatactttgctttaaaagtaccaagtagtcacacagtgagaaaaatacatctttatcctgTCTGTTTTACAATCGCATCGTAgcctcataatcgtaatgaggtgcctagaaattcccacccttgaggtgaCGCATCAAGATATCAAATCGAATTGTTGACCTGATAATTGTAATCGAATTgaatcgtgagaccagtgaagatgctcACCCCTACTGCGTACTCGTTTTCTACTTTTTACTGTTGTAAGAAGTttttttggtactggtatcgtagaATTTTAAACAGTACCCAACCTTACCTGATTAAACCCCATCGAGAACATGTGAACTATTCTGAAGAAAGTCTGTTTGTCAAATTTAGCTCAACTGCACCAAATCTATCAAGAGGAGTGGTCAATGATTCAACCAGAAGCTTGTGGATGGCTTCCAAAAGGGCCTAACTGAGGTGATGGTACCATGGAATGGTAAAAGTCTGTAGATATATTGGATAGTTGTTTTAAAGtactttaaatgtatgtttattcAAAGTCAACCCAATACATTAATGGGAAAAGTCTGTAGATATATTGGATAGTTGCttgtaattactgtcaaatattgtttacataaagtaaTCACTATAAAAATTTATTCTAtagtttaaaaattaaatttaataggAATTTACTATTAATAATTTGGATAATCCCATAAAATAGAAGCCTAAAGCTTTCAAGATACTGTTAATGAGTTTTAAAACACGgtattttaagtaattttatgtaatttttttgtgttttacatctAAAAATCTGTACTTTGATGAGGAGTTCTTGTGGATGCAGTTCCTAATCGCTGGAGTGCCTCTTCACTTTGAACAACAGTGAAGAAAACATGTCCatatatctttttatatttattgccAAAGTAAACTGTTGCAATTCCAAAAACTACAtttgaaaaattattaaattaaccTTAAATAGCTAGTTCATGAGATTTTGTAAAGAAATATATTAAGATTATTCTGGATTGAACTCAGTATTTTAAGTATACCAGCACAAAGGCTGCTCCCCAGGCCCACACCGACAGCATCACCACCATCCTGGTGGTCATGATGGTGGCATAACGCAGAGGGTTGCAGATGGCTATGTAGCGGTCAAAGGCCATGATCATGAGCACAGTGTGGGTGGGGAGGCATTCATCAACAATCGGATGTTCAATCACCTCGGGAGACGGGAAAACTTTACCACCAGCCAGATCGTTCCCGAGGTCTATACCGGCTCTCAGTAACTGAGGGATTCTAAATTTGGAGGACAACTGAATGAAGTGCAACGGCGCCCGCACTGCACACATTTTAACTCCCCATGCCAACACGTCTGCACCACAATCGGACTCAGCTGAGAGAGGTAAAACACCATCACGGATCAGTGTTTCTTTGGCTACACTATCCCGCAGGATAGTGATAGGGACTTGATTTTCCTCACCCGCCAGAGAAACAAAACCCTGTGAAACAAATGGCCTAAAAGCCTCGTCAGTGTGGTCTTTTTGAGCAATAACCAGACTCAACTTTTTGTGTGGTGTAGTGTGGATGAGCCCTGTTGGTGAgggtgttttctttcttttaagaGAAGGGCAGGCAGCAATGAGATGTCCTTGCTCAtgacagtaaaaacacagtagGACAGTGGTTTTAACAATGTCATAATTCAAGCTGTCTTCAATGGACAGAGAGGTACAGACTTCCTGAGCTTTGCCTACTAACTTACATTGGAGTAAAAGAGGCCACACACTCTTTGGACAATTCAGTGTAGCAGCAATGCCTTCAAAAGCATTGAAATATGAGTCTACCTCAGATTCTCTAAATGGTGGAACCAGTGCAATGTGCCTACTCACGTCAAAGCTATCTTGGGGTCTTGGAGTGGGTGACGGTGAAGTAGGGGAACTGGCAGATGTAGCGGCTCACCGCTCTATCTCCAGAActctttaaatctttaaatgcATGGCTCTCACCTCTGCCTCTTTTATCTGCTGCGTTAGCCTCAGCTCTTCTGGAGACAAGTTTGTCTGAGCTGCAAGGCCTTGAGTTGGAATTATTTGGAGTGGGGTAACAATACCAGCCCGATCACCCAGATCTCCCTCAGTAGGAGCCAACTCCCCAAACAAACCCCTTTCAGTTAGTTTTAAGCATAGGAGTTCCTTTAACTCCTGCTTCAAACTTCTGCACATCATCTTAACGTCTTCTTACActttatcttcttcttcttcttcttctttcacaCATTTATCAACTGACACACTAGTAGCAAAATACTCCAATTTAAACTCCATTTTGCCACCACCACAAAAGAAAACTGCCACCCACACAAATAGAGCATCAAGAAACAACTTACCTAACACGACATCAAAGAATATGAGAAAGAACAGACGAGCGCCCAATTTAtgttacgtcccaaggtctaggggtgtcCTGGATGTAACAAATGTGTGGcttcccactcttcccattcccaaacaaggccagcacacagtaaatacaatttagcagttttattatttctttcggagatgagcagtgcccaaaacaacaaccaacacACTCTAAGAAAACCTAAAActttcctaaacccaaaaccaaaaggtaaagaaaagacaaagctctaaactaggcttctaattccaaaaacaggagaacaTGATGCAAACAAACTCCTACTCACTGCTCGTAGCTGACACAATATGgctacaacaaagaaaattgcTACatagcaaacaaaatggcaaagccaacaaaacaaggttgtcataagacaatAAAAGTCTTCTCACAACAGTTCTCTGCATACAATAaactcagacataacacacaggcTCAGGCTCAGGCTGGGgatggcagagagagaaaagagttcctgtcagtggggcttcagatggctgctgtcatccaggtgcccaatcaggaggctccaatCAGCTCTACATGACCAATCCAGTGTGCccacctgttctccagtacctgcatacactcacacacactctaagaGAGGggaacagctgacagtgcaggGAGagataaagaaacaacaaaatatgaccctggggtcatattttgttggGTCACAATTAATCTACATAAATAACTTAATGAAGTTATCACAGTGAATTAAAATAATTCCACATTATAATAACATGTTGTAATTTGACACAGACTTTAGTTAGTCTGAATTGTTATTCTGAAGTCAATAGTTTAAAATATGAAGtcccatgtgtgtttgttttcagcctaattaatataattaaaaattgATGAAAGTATTTCTTCACTTAAAATAGcattcataataataaaaataataaagtaccAGTTAGGCTATTTGTATTTTTCCAAATAAGACAGTTTTCTATCAATCAAGAGTAACAGGGACATTCATTAAGAGtcaatttaaacacatttttaaagccTAATAtcagacaaataaaatacattttattcaccTCTCATGTCATGACAGACTGAAGTCACAAGACATTGCAAATGAAACTAAAATTTGGGTGAACCAACCTCAGGCCAGGAAGGAGCCTGAACATGGAACCAGAGGCAGGGCTGCTGGGCTAGGGACCAGCAACTGGATGGCAGGACTGGAGACCGTTGACTGGGCTCGGGGGGCAGGAGTCAGTAGGGCCACCAACAGGGAACCAGAAGTAGGTGCCAGTCAGGCCACCAACAGGGCACGTGGAGCAAGAGTTGGTCAGGTCACCAACTGGAGTTCAGTGACTGGAGTTCAGTGACTGGAGTTCAGTGACTGGGCCACGGGCCCAGAGACCGATGATGCCAAACGGGAACCTCTGGAGCCAGAGAAACAGGTGGCTGCAGAAGCACACTAGAGTCTGTGTGAGGCAGCAGAACTGAGTAAGGAGGATGCTGCTGTGAAGAGCTGAGAGTGACTGCGgtaactctgggcacctgggccAATTGCCCTGGAGAGTATTTGTAACTCCTTGTTCAAACCAAATACTTCAATaacgcacgcctctggagcaaccaggggttaaatatcttgctcagagacagagtggtggatgtgttacagtggggaattgaaccagGGTCTCTCATGCCAAAGTCTTATCCACCGCGTCATCAACACCACCCAGTTATGAAACCCATATATAGTTTCTTTACACCACCgcctaaaataaataaataaagcaagtTAATTTCCACTTTTGAaccactgtttttctgcacgTCTTTATAGAGGcagttttcagtatttttacaaaacgttGCTTAAAgcctctctcccgacgagtccaaacATCTCTGGCAGTGGTGGCTGGAGTTTCTTACTATAACTTTagcattgctgtgctgctttagcagatgctccAACAAATCCAGTAATGTGGATAGTTGAGCACCGCCGACATGACAGACAAGTTTGTTTGGTAGGAGATGGAGAGGACTCTCATGCTTCAGGAGTTGGCTGATTATCTTCGGACATGTCGCTGTTAGAAAGATTGAGTAGGCGCTCTTGTTCCACTGTTAAAAGGTAAGCCTTTTCCTTCCTGTTTTGTCTCCTGTGGACCGTGCTAATTGCACTTGATGTATACAAATGTAGCTTTTAGGAACAGTGAGGTCACTGGACCTTAGACCTgctgaatttgtttttattcttgtttaGAAAAGCATGTGCAATTCCTCTCATCTCTAAGAGCGCTGCAATAGCTCCCTGAAGTCATTTCACGCTGCCTTTGTCAACCCTGATAGCTTTATGAAGCCACACttgttctgtgttctgttttttcattctttcccCCTCTCATGTTGATGAGTGGTGTctggttttgtatttttctactTGTAAACAGGTGCAGTATGCAGATACTAATAGTAGCACCTCAAtcagtaaatgtaatatttcaaCTTACAATGCACAATCCATGTTGTCCTGTACAGTATAACAACAAAATTTatgatatgtttttgtttattttgcagtggttcttcttcttctcatctTTCAACCAGAAAGAAGACACTAGTGGATTGCAAGAAATTCATTTCTATATGTTCTGGCTGAAAACAGATGAAGTCGTGTGTAGACACAACTGATCCAGAGCTAGATTGAAGTGTAAATGGTCTAAAATCTCTGGAAAATAGGAGTACAATCATAGGAATCCAGAAAGAAACTGGTTATCAGTTTTCCCAAAAGCTACATGTACAAAAAGGCGGCCAAGAGAAGCTGTTCCAGTGGAGAATCTATTTGATAGATACTGGAGAGATTGTATTTTGCATAAAATAGACCAGTTCggataatatttaaataatgatgATTTTTGCAACTTAAATAAGGGACAAACATAGAAATTGGTACATAGCCTACATTCAAAAGTGTCATTTACATTGGGGACGCtgaggacatgtccccaccacattttgaaatggctgattttgtctccattgctttttaaaagaatttgtTAAAAAGTTCTGAAAAATTGCTttcaccaagaaatgttaactaacaaatgaaaatgctttgagaaaggtttatttgcacaataagaaaacatgcaacgcaatttaaatatagaagaaacagctagctaaaaaacaagcagctgattactgcattatacactgttgtatttttagatttatgaaTTGTCCCCTGCCAGCTACATTTTTTGATTACCTTTAATAAATagacatttccactgtaaattggagcagaacAGTCATATTTCTTAAattaatatttcttcaaaatattgttaaaaatctCCTCATCTTGTTCTCGCGCAGTGTCATGTCTTGTGACCCAAGTGCAACATCActcccctaatctgagcccttacgTCCCCAccatttttcaacacaaagtgacgcccttgcctACACTGCACAGTAAAACAATATTGTAGCCTATTatgaaatctttttaaaaaaaaaggaatgttGTACTAAATAACTAACTAAATACGATAATGAAAAAAGATGTGTAAAAACAAGGTAACCTCCCAATAAAGAAGTTGATAATTATCTCTCCCACATTATTACCAGTTTCCTTCCAGAAACACTGTCAACAGCGAAAGGCCAGTTTCCATCCACGGCTGCTGTGTGAAAATTAGTTCATTTGTTGATGGAGATAAACAGCTGGTGCAGCTAAATATCTAATATGTGTCTTACAAGTCAGTTTGTGATGAATctgatatttttaaatattttctgttgggATATCTGTTGATatgttaacaaaaaaaacttataGATATTACATCATTTTCAGGGGAGGTgcggtggtacagtggttaacactgtcacctcacagcaagtgggttgtgggttcaaactcCGGAAATTGGATAACCTACTTAAAAATGAATGCAGCCAGTTTCCTGCCTGCAAGTTGTTTATCAACACtttctttaaaagtaatcagttTCATACATTTTACTGCCACTGCATGCCACCAATTGCACGCATTAAGATGACTGAGACTGAAGACTTAAATCTTGACCTCTGTTCAATTATCTTTTTCTGATTTTTTCAGACTTAATTACAAAAAACTTAATTAGTGATGACATGAAACATGtccatatatttttttaatacttctTGCCATAGTAAATCCTTACAATTCCAAAATAATGCATGTGAAAAATCCATTAAAGGAAGCTTAAAAAGCTAGTTCATAAGATTTTAATTAAGATTATACTGTATTGAAATCAGTATTTTATGTGAAACATCACTGATCAATAAAATTGTACAACAGTGGGTTAGATTAAATCTTTTACCTCAAAGTAAGTAACAGGTAGTTATGACGATGttatggttattattattattcctctaCTCTCCTGCATTTTGAAACATTGAAATAATTTCATCAACATCCATGCAGAAATTAGTTCACTCCTctcaaatattattatattgtataaGCTTTGTACACACTGTGTATCATTTTACATCCAATAGAGCTACTCTATTGTTATGGAACAAAGCCATAATCCTCTGCCTGACCTCTTTCATTTGCAACCCATAGATAACAGAATTCAGGGCAGGCAAGGCAACATGTCCAAGGACAACTGCCAATGTCCTCTTCTCAGTCAGGAAACTATCTGGTAAACGGTGCAGGATCACAATGATGAAGCCAGACACATGCAAAATGATGTACACAGCTAGGTGGGTGGTGCAGGTCTGCAGCGCTTTGCTGTTCAGCACCCTGTTTTtactgcgcacacacactgaagcaaTTTTCAGGTAGGTGAGAGAAACGGTGCCAATGGAGGAGCCCAGCAGGACAACCGTGTAGCCGAGGCCGTAGATGTTattaatgaacacattttcacaGGACAGCTTGAACAAGGTGGCATTATCGCAGAACAAGTTCAATATAACTGACCTGCAGCGTGACAGACGGACGCTGAGGCCTATGAGGATCGCTACCAGCACAAAGGCTGCTCCCCAGGCCCACACCGACAGCATCACCACCATCCTGGTGGTCATGATGGTGGCATAACGCAGAGGGTTGCAGATGGCTATGTAGCGATCAAAGGCCATGATCATGAGCACAGTGTGAGAGGCACCTGCATAGAGGTGAACAAAAAAGGCCTGAATGGCACAATCACTGTATCGAATGTACCGCTCTGAGTTTGACATTAAAAGATCTCTGAGTACAGGAGGTATAACTACCGTGGCCCCCAAAACATCATTAATGCTCATGTTGCAGAGCAGCAGATACATGGGCTGCTGGAGGCTCCTCTCCATGAAGGTCAGGATAACCAGGCCGATGTTGGACACCATAATGAAGATgtagatgaggaggaggaagacaaatGCAGGAATGGAGGAGTCGGGGCTGACCATTAACCCCTCCAGGATTAGAATATCCCCACTGAAAGTCTGGTTTTCCATTTGTCATCGGTCACGTAGCAATGAAAATGTCTGTGTGGATAACAACTGAGCTGCCCACAGATATAGTTAAAGAGTTACAGTAACAGAAAAGCAACAATATTTCACAATGAATCTACATAAATAACCTAATGAAGTTATCACAGtgaattaaaatatttccacaTTATAATAACATCTTGTTATTTGACAAAGACTTTAGTTAGTCTGAATTGTTATTCTGAATTCAATAGTTTAAAATATGAAgtcacatgtgtgtttgtttttagccTAATTAATATAGTTAAACattgttgaaaatattttttcacttaaaATGGCAATAAGAAATTTTTGAGAATGTAACAGGGACATATGAAGAGTCAAGTCTAATACATTTTCCCAGCCCAACATCAGGCATTTATCctttttacagtacaaacaaaaTTCCATTCACTTCTCATGTCAGAAaacattagattagattagatttctTTCTCAACACAAGTATTTTAGAAACTGCTACATCATATGTTATATTCTTCTCACAACATAATATAACTTCTATTTCTAGAAACATAAAGCTAAGTTACATTTAGATAAACACATCTTCTAACTGAAATACACAgtgaggcaggggctgaggatATTTCAGTGTCTGTCAGCATTACCTTCTGTGACACAAACCTCCCTGCATCCCCAGAACAGAAGTGAAACAGCAGACACTTTTATTTGGTCCCTCAGTGGCCTTCAGTACAGCATCACCTGCTGACAGGTCAACTGCTGTTTGGCAACCATTGACACATCATCCTGTGTATCGCTGGTTGGTTAATTTAACATATTGGCATAAAGAGTGGGAAACAGatattttgtatatataaaaatataaaccaCTAAATAATTTGGGGGGTTTgcttgtgtatgtttttttattatactgAAATAATTTAGTAGTTATTGGCCAATAATGTTTTTTGAGTCATCGTGACTTAGCATTTAAGACTAATTTGCACACATTGATTTCTTAAAATCCTTAAAGTTTAGAAAACTCTGGAGCTCCCTGGATGTCCTGCTGTCCTGCACCACAGAGACTGAGCTGCTTAGTGCCAGAGAGACTAAGCTGAATACACTCCAAAGGTGACTGGAGTATACTCGCCTGGCCTTCGACACCATTGGATGAGGGGGTAAAGGGGTGCGGGATAGAAGAGTGAGGTATGGAGGGATGAGTGGAGAAATCTGGTCCGCAGTCCAAACCACAGCAAGACCGATGTCTGctgaagacagacaggaactgGTGGAAGTCAAGATTCTGAGTAGGGGAGCCGACGCTTTGTGGACAAGGGCATAGAGACCACGTAAGAACTTCACACGGACAGGTGCACATGGGCGTTTCCGATATTTTTCTATAATTGAGGTGTGCTGGAGAGGACCAGCAACCATTTCAATTATGTGGTCAAGGACTCCCTGCCAGGAAGTGGTGGAGGCAGCTTCGATACGGAACGAATACCCAGAGTATGGCTTGGTGGACATTATGGATCTGGATTAGATTTGTTGAAGGTGGTGGTGAAACCAGAAGCCAATTTCCCCATCTCTATGATGACCAGACAGGTTGGTCTTGCTGCATTAAAGAGTGTCATGGTTGCCTGTTCAGATGGATGGTAGTTGAGGGTAGAAGCAGTTAACTAAGCACAGAAATCAAATActaattaccaaatcaacaaaatctgagcAATTCGCCAAAATCAGTAAGGCAAAAAACTCTAAATTCTCCCTGTGGTGTATGAAGCCTTGCAGATGACAGAACCAAACcaggtcacagagagctgtgtaaaaaaaaaggacaaataaacaacaagtcaacagcGTTGGTCAGGCAAAATTATCCACTCCTTAAACGCTTCTGGTGTCCTCTGGAATCACCGGGTATGGATGTGTATGGAACCAGTGGAGGGCACTGATTCAGCATTTTAAGACGTCTAAAGCGAGGTGCAAACATTTTGCTATGGGATGTGGTCCAGCCTTGTGAAGACCTTTGGTTAGCATCCCAATGTTTAAGTGTGACAAGGCTGGGACAACCGCTTATCTGCAGCTCCAGTAGGTGACCTCCCTCTCCAGAGCCACATTAATCAGCTCCCGGGGCATTCCCAGGCCAGTgaggagatat harbors:
- the LOC123963029 gene encoding olfactory receptor 5B17-like, translating into MENQTFSGDILILEGLMVSPDSSIPAFVFLLLIYIFIMVSNIGLVILTFMERSLQQPMYLLLCNMSINDVLGATVVIPPVLRDLLMSNSERYIRYSDCAIQAFFVHLYAGASHTVLMIMAFDRYIAICNPLRYATIMTTRMVVMLSVWAWGAAFVLVAILIGLSVRLSRCRSVILNLFCDNATLFKLSCENVFINNIYGLGYTVVLLGSSIGTVSLTYLKIASVCVRSKNRVLNSKALQTCTTHLAVYIILHVSGFIIVILHRLPDSFLTEKRTLAVVLGHVALPALNSVIYGLQMKEVRQRIMALFHNNRVALLDVK